A genomic segment from Pseudomonas sp. M30-35 encodes:
- a CDS encoding ABC transporter permease yields the protein MAKTPAYFGFWYHIGTWLLKSTSWLVLFFLIMPILVIIPLSFNVEPFFSFTKGMLTFQPEAYSLRWYSAIFSDPKWVLAIKNSFFIGICATIIATLLGTCAAVGLARDDMPARRLITALLLSPMIVPLIITAAGMFFFYSDLGLAGNYLGVILAHAALGTPFVIITVTATLTGFDYSLVRAGLNLGARPVRVFWDIIMPLIRPGVISGALFAFITSFDEVVVILFMAGPQQRTIPRQMFSGLREQINPSILAIATLLIILSIIMLVTIELLRRRSARLRGVEA from the coding sequence ATGGCCAAAACTCCTGCATATTTCGGCTTCTGGTATCACATTGGCACCTGGCTGCTGAAAAGCACCTCGTGGCTGGTGCTGTTTTTCCTGATCATGCCGATCCTGGTGATTATTCCGCTGTCGTTTAACGTCGAGCCGTTCTTTAGCTTTACCAAAGGCATGCTGACGTTCCAACCCGAGGCGTACTCACTGCGCTGGTACAGTGCAATTTTCAGTGATCCAAAGTGGGTTCTGGCAATCAAGAACAGCTTCTTTATCGGCATCTGCGCCACGATCATCGCCACCCTCTTGGGCACCTGCGCGGCGGTTGGGCTAGCGCGCGACGATATGCCTGCACGGCGCTTAATCACCGCATTGCTGCTATCACCGATGATCGTGCCGCTGATCATCACCGCCGCGGGCATGTTCTTCTTCTACTCGGACCTAGGTTTAGCGGGCAATTATCTTGGGGTGATTCTGGCCCACGCCGCGCTCGGCACACCGTTCGTCATCATCACCGTGACGGCGACACTGACTGGCTTCGACTACTCGCTGGTGCGCGCGGGGTTAAACCTGGGCGCACGGCCGGTGCGAGTGTTCTGGGACATCATCATGCCGCTGATTCGCCCCGGCGTTATTTCCGGCGCGTTATTCGCCTTTATTACCTCGTTCGATGAAGTGGTGGTGATTCTGTTTATGGCCGGGCCGCAGCAACGCACCATTCCCCGGCAAATGTTCTCGGGCCTGCGTGAACAGATCAATCCGAGCATTCTGGCGATTGCCACACTGCTGATCATCCTCTCAATCATCATGCTGGTGACCATCGAACTGCTGCGCCGACGCTCAGCCCGTTTACGCGGCGTCGAGGCTTAA